gttgctctgcaacgtgtgggatcttcccagagcagggctcgaacccatgtcccctgcattggcaggcggattcttaaccactgtgccaccagggaagtcctttacgGACTAGATGGTTGTGAGAGGCTATAATCACCTGTACACCTTgaattagtgtgtgtgtgtttgtgtgtgtgtgagagagagagaaagatgtggGGGGCACACGTGAAAGCGAGAATTTCAACATACTAAGAGACAGTATAGAGTTCCAATTTAAAATGTGGGTCTGGAGTTGACTGTCTGGGTCTAAATCATGGTTCAGGATCATttattagttgtgtgactttgagccACTCAACCTCTTTATGCCTCAGTgatgtcatctgtaaaataggattaACAGTAGTTCCTATTTCATAGATTTGttctgagaaataaatgatttaatactATAGTGTACCTATAGTACACTGTTGATTTTCTATAGTGTACCTATAGTACCTATAGTacctatataaataaatgatttaatactATAGTGTACCTATAGTACACTGTTGATTTTctgagctttttttctttttagtaaatgTGTTAAAGGAAAGTGACAAAAATACTGTCAGTAATAGCACAAGTggtacaaaaatattcaaaaatcacaAAAGCGGTTATGTGAATGGCCCAAgttttatgaacatttttctaAGGCTTCTAGAGCTTATTTTGCTAGGTTACTTGCTCCTGTACTTTTgctactataattttttaaaaagagacttgattttagaattgttttagatttacagaaaaattatgaagataGTACAGAAAGTTCCCATATAGTCCACATCCactttcccctattattaacatcttacattagtaggGTACAGTCACAAGAAATTAACCAAGCTTGATTTATTATTATGAaccaaagtccatactttatttatttttaaatttacttaatttattaatttgtttattttttggctgcgttgggtcttccttgctgtgcgtgggctttctctagttgcggtgagcaggcttctcattgcagtggcttctcttgttgtggcgcatgggcttagttgctccgcagcatgtgggatcttcccggaccagggctcgaacctgtgtccctgcattgacaggcggattcttaaccactgcgccaccagggaagccccccctcacTTCCCTTAATGTGATCTGTACTAACCATGGCAGCAAAGTCATCTGAATTGCATGTGGATCCCTAACCTGAGAGAGCAGTAGCAGCGGTCAGCTGAAAGACCTGGGCTCACAATCCTACTTGGTCTGCCCACTGCTTTTTCTGGGGGGCTCTCAGGGTACACTAACCACCCAGACTTGAGGTCCAAATGTCTGGTGTGACTCTGACTGCTCTGTTGCAAAATTTAAGTATTCCATCCCAGCCACAGACTTGCTAACTGCTAATGGGAATACTCCCTTCTTGAGCACAGACACCTGCTCTTGGCCGCAGGCACTTTTGTACTCTGCACCGTGATGGAGTGAGGCACAGACACAGTGGCTGAGCCGGGAGAACAGCCACCAATAAGAGCACCGGTGGAGCCGCTTGCTCAGAGCCCTTAGAGAGCGAGGCGCAGCGAGTATTAACCTTCATTTCAGATGAGAAATTAGAAGACCTCTTTGTCTTTTAGCCAAGGTGGAGGCTTAGCAAACCCAGCCAGTTCTGGGACATGAGGAAGCTTGAGAAAAATCTTGCTCCCCGGTATGGAGCTCACTTAGATCAGCTCTGGCCCTTGCTTCATTGCTGCAGCAATATACTCACCTCATCTCTTGTGTTGCCATGGCATGCTAGCGTGAGGACAGAGACCATACCCAATGTTTAAAGATGGGCAGCACTTCCTGCGGAGAACACGGGACACCCACACCCATCAGTTCTGTGTGTTTGTCATCCACTTTAGTCTCTCCTAACTAATCCCATCATGCCTTTGCCTGATAAACCCAGAGTGCTGCCATAGATAAGCTAACTATCTGGGGATCttattaaaaatactgattttggTTCAGTGGATCTGGGCGTGGGCCTGTGAGTCAACactaaaacaaaacccaaaaaccgCCCAGGTAATACTGATGGTGCAGGTTCTGGAACCACAATTTGCTTTAAAGCGCCTAAATCTTCAAAGTAGGATCACACTTCCTTTGGCTCACATCTGAGCTCTACTACTCCGAACTGTGCACCCTTCCCGGATAAATGTTCTTAATCTTTCTGTGCCGTATTTCCTCAACTatataatggagataataatggaCTTACCTTGTGGAGTTGTTGGgaagattgaatgagataatccCTGTAAAGCTCTAGGCACAGtgcctcaataaatgttagccactCTTGTTCCTAGTGAAGCATCATGGGCGAGGCCTGTTTAGGTTGGTGAAGTGTCACGATTTATACATATCAGAGACATAatcttcactttctctctctttttccttgttcACTGACGAGTCTTTGATTGTGTAGACTGGATTTCTGCTCAAATGTTGGATTCCCATGTGCCAATAATGACCATCAATCAATGAAACTTGCCTTTTTTAGTACAAATACtgtggataatttttaaaatgttttatgcaATCACTGTAAAATACCTTTTTTGAAATAAGAGTTTATCTGATGGGAGTCtagaagaaaccaaagaaaatgaaactagaaaatcATATCTGAAGGCGGTGACTATTTGTTATGTTTGATGACTGGCTCTGTAGCTCTTCAATGTCAGCCTCTCCCCTAGGCAGAAGCCCCCCATCTCCATGTGTACTTATCAAGTATTCCAGAAGTATCTTTCCAACTACATGTTCTTGTTACTCTGTagttaaatttcaaaattagatTTACCTTCAAACTTTATTGCATTTACCTTGTGATATCAAAActaattttagggacttccctggtggcgcagtggttgggaatccgcctgccaatgcaggggacacgggtttgatccttggtccgggaagatcccacatgccgcagagcagctaagcccgtgtggcacaactactgagcctgagctctagagcctgtgagtcacaactactgagcttgcgtgccacagttactgactcctctgcgcgcctagagcccgtgctccacaacaagagaagccaccgcaacgagaagcccgtgcgccgcagcAAAGAGTAACCCATTACCTAGAAATGGTGGCAGCAAGGGAAAATACCAGGATGCCCTTTCTCATTGATTCTCTAGAAAACTCAGCAGACAATCCAGTGAGGTCTTTGGGATGGCTGATGTGCCCTAGCCATGGATTAGGAAATATTGACCTCAAGTTTTtctccttgctgggtagaaacttttcatttttgattagGGTAATGAACTGAGTAGAAAAGCTTCCACCATAATGTGAATTTCAGGTATGTTAGTTCTGGTTCTAATCCCTTCTGTAATGCTGCCtagtatttaatttctttgtgtgCCTATCACAATGGTGCTTGCAACAAGGGTTCTGTTAGTTCAGCTGTCACAACAAATTTGTGCAGGGATCAATTTACAACAGAATCAAGAGAGATAATGAGCACCGAAGGATTAGGCCCAGAGCAGTGTATGATTTGATAAAATGTAGGGTTCAGAAAACAGTCACATCCTTAAACAACTTCGGGTGTGGAAACAATGCATCTGTCCAcaatatttattacataaaaatacagattaGGCATAAAATGTCTCCTGTTTTTGAACAAAAGATCTCACTGCTTTTCAAGTTAGAGTGCTAGAAGAAATGGTGTAGAACGTTCTTCCACCTCAAGGAGTTATCCTGGGGATTCACAAAACCACATGGACAGAGCGTGGAGACCCTTGGGTAAGAGGTCGTGCGTAGGTACCAAGCTGTGCTTAATAAGGGAAGTAGCTATTATTTGAAAATCCTTGCAGACAGTAAAGTCTAGGATGGCGAGGACCAGATCTTCCTTGTTAACTGCTGTAACCCTTGTGCTTAGCCCAGAGcaggcatatagtaggcacttgATCAATACTTGATGAATAAACGAAATTAAAGCCAACAAACAGAATGAaacatatttgtttatataaaagCTAACAGTGGCCTTTTTTAATGCCAGTCAAATCCGGTCAAATCATGGCTGACATGAATACTACTTCACTCTCTATCAACAATCATGATTTAAAACTTACCATTAGtaacaacagaattttatagGTCAACAGTGACAACTCTACAGTGTTTAGGGGACTGTTTATCCAAGCTCTTTAATGTTGCAGTTCATTCTTTCTGTTGCTAAATTAGCTATAATTTATTGACTACTACTGGGCTACTGCTGACCCACAGAGGACCTTTATGAAATCAGAAAACGCTGCCCTTCCCACCCCTGATGCATGCAACCTTGCTGGTGCACACAGGCTGGAGTTCATCTCTCCCTTGCCCCTTCAGCGGGACACACCCCATGCATTGAGAAACCTGCAGAGCCGTTGGCTGCGTCCCTGTTTACTGAGTACCTTCTCATGTCACATACCATGTTGAGTAATCACACACATATCACCTCAGAATTATCAATGACCCTAACAAGCCTGAAAGGCAAAGATAATATCCCCACTTGATAGATAAGGAAACCAGGTCCAGAGAGTTTCGTAACTTGTCCATGTTGCACAGTTAAGTAAATGATGGGATGAGGGGTCACACTGAACATCAGAACAGTCTGGAATGTCCTGCTCCAGCTGAAGAGGAAGGAGCCCAGATGGATCCCCAAATTGTACTTCCCTCAGCAGCTGGAGATAAAAACATTCCGAAGCATAAGAAAGGAAGTTTTGTGGTCACTGTAGTCTATAGTATTGTGTCCTCTGAGAGAGGGTTTGAAACAACCGTTTGTTTTCCAACCCTTTTCATGTATTGActctgatctttctttttttctgaataggCTCAGAGAAAGGTACCAGGATTAGGATGAATGGAATTACCTTCCCTTTCTGTGTGTCCACCACGGTCTCTTCCTTGCTAGGGCTGGCAGGTGAAGTGTAACGCTCTCCATGGCTAGCTTGCTTGGCGTTCAGGGGGTGCCAGTCGCTGTGCTGGTGTTTTCCAGGTATTAACTcgtgtaatcctcacaacagctcgaCCGCTCCTCTTCCCACTCTAcaggtgatgaaactgaggcacaaagaggcttAACAAGGCTAGTAAGTGGAAGAATGAGGATTCCAACCTAGTACATTGGAGGTGTCATTTTCAAGATCATAAGATCTCTGTCCTCCCTTTTAGAGCAGATTACTCTCTTCTATCACGTAGGAAAAAGAACTACTGAGTGATTAGTGAGGAGTTATTAACTCCAAAATACACTTATTTCAAAATTCAGAGTGCAGTTAATCAACATGAATTACACAATGAGTGTGTCACTACACTTTTcgcattttctctaatttttggtgatcattttaaagatgttttagcTTTTGGGGCTACCTCAGAAAAATGTTAGAGACAGTGACTTCTTCTGTAATATTTCCCAGCTTGGTTGACTATTTTCAGGTTACAGTATAAGAATATTATATGTTGAGGACATTTCTCTACTTCACGTATGCCAGTAAGATTAGAAAAAGTACATAAGAATGAAAATCGATACTGTGATCATGGGCATCAACGTTCTAGTTATGGCAAAAATTGATAGATCCTTTGGAAACTTAAGACACCATTTGTgtataaataaattttcacaaagcttttggttttaggggaaaaaaacttgACTTAGCCTGATagcataatatatttttcaaaatataaaattgagtGGCTATGATTTGGGTGTGTCAACACATTTTTTCCTTCAAGCTTTCTGCTCTAGAAGAATGATGACGATCGAATGCACCCACAGCTGGCACAGCTGGATGAAAATCATTCGTCTCATTTAACTGACAGTACTGATCACTGTAATAACTAGTTTAGCAGAAAATATAATTCGGCAGACATCTGTGATTAGCATAATAATACATTTCCTTGTCAATTCCCTAACGCAGCCATCGCCTAAACATCCTTTGTATGGTATCTAAATGAATTATCTTGTCATAATGAATTTCTTTATAGACCTGAGAAATTGCTTCTGTTAAGTTGCCTTCTGTGCTATTAATTTGAAGGCTTCGTGCATAATGAGGCTGGAGGGGGAGGCGAAGGCTAGTCCTCCTCCCAGCTCTGGACCCCAGGCCCACAGCCTGTGTCCTGTGTCTCACAAAATCCTCTCTGAACTCTGCTTCTCCGGCTTCGGGCTCTAATTCCTTTCCACTGGGGGATTCAAACACAGTCGCAGAGGTAGGGTGGGAGACTATTTGATgtgaataaatgtattaaaaagagaaacaattggCAGTGAAATGAAGTAATGAGAATACATAAACTAAGGACGTGAAGATCCATGACAGTTACTAACTCgggaaaaacaaactaaaacttATTTACACAAGTAATAGTTTACTACATGGCTCAGTTCTTCGTAGCAGACATATTCATTAtgtgtacatataactgaataTCGATATAACCCAAATTACAACATGATtactattgtattttattttttaaaaaaatttatttattcatgtatttggctgcatcgggtcttagttgcggcatgtggaatctttcttgcggcatgtgggatattccattgcagcgtgcaggctccagagtgtacAGGCTAAGTTgccccacagcacgtgggatcttagtcccccgagcagggatcgaacccgcgtcccctgcattggaaggcggatttttaaccactggaacacctgGGAAGTCTCATGACTACTATCTTAAATCATTACTAATATGCAATTACTGAATTGAAAGGAAATGTGAATGTGTAATGGGAGAGGGTGAAGGATGATGGAGGTGCGGAAAAAAAGAGCTAAGtctttattttccatagtggGAGTTAGTTGAAATGCccaaactaaaaaataatgaagtagcaATTCACTTAgagatacaggaaaaaaaagtatcccTCCCAGACAGCTAAATTTGACCCtagagaaggggaaaagagagagcaGACCTGAGTCTTAGTTGTATGTCTTAACTTACATTAAATAAGCAGGTAACTCTTTAAACGATATGCATATATAGCTGGGGTCAGGGGtaacttagggaaaaaaagaacaagaaaagatgaaaaattatctTTGGGGAGAAAAAGGTAGAAGAGGAAATATATCACCTAGAGGCCCATTTTAACATGctggtttattttcttccagtatcTCCCCCTCTGTTTGCTTTTCCTGTCTTTCTCCTTTCCAATGATCAACATTGCTATACTCATACTgtatgtaaaattgatagctaacTTATTGAGCACACAGTTGCACAGCAGACCTTATGCTAATATACACTTTAtgtccattattttatttgattaaccCAACTGGGAGTGctgattttttaacttattatataataattattttattattttagcatATGGTCTTCATAATCATCTTTTTCATGGCACAATAATATTCCACCCAATGGATTATTGATCTTTCCCCCAATTTATTAGACTTTTAAGTTGTTTTCCAGATTTTGCTGTTATAAAGACTACTGGGATGATATACTTTCCCCCAGAGCATTTCCCTGAAGTTTCTGCTTTTAGGGTAAATTTCCAGAAGTAGGATCACTGGGTCAAAGAGTATAAACTTGTTGCCACGTTGCTTTCTTAAATTGTCCAGAGGGCACTTATGCATTCATTGTTTAATGTGATATGATGCCTCTTGCAACTCTGACGTAGGTAGGAGAGACAGATTCACTGCCATTTTATAGATATGATTATTGGGAGCTAagttcccaaggtcacacagttgggGGAAGAGCCAGAATTAAAATGCATGTTTCCCAActctttcttgatttctcttctaACCAGGACccccaaatgaaatgaaactcAGGCTGGACTGTGCCTGCCACTTTCTCTCCCAGACATCTTAGTTTTGACCTAGTGGGGCTTCTCTGTCATGGGACCCTTTCCTTTCACTGAGGGCCATTCTGCTTTAGGGGGAAGGTAAGACCTCTCTAGCAGCCCAAGGACCACTTCTTGGGCTATAAAATCTTCTACCAAGCCTAAGGAGGAGAAAGGGtggggcagaggaaagagcatgagGAAACAAAGGGTACTAAATTAGAATATGGAACTGGAGTCATGAGAAGGTGCACAaggaacaaacaggaaaaaaacctgtgaTTTTGGGGGATCTTCATGCTTAAGACTAGGTATCTGAGCTGAAAACACTAAAGAGATTTGACTTAGGGCATGTTAGGGTCATGGTATGGCCTCTCTGTTCTCAACTGTACTGTACCCAGGACTGTCTTGAACTGTTAAATCTACttctttatagcaatacactTTCTCAGGATAGAAACTAaacaagaatttgtatttttttcttttcaaatgaatgataaaaagtaacttcaaatatgtatttttcaacCACAGAAGAAAGTGAGTCCTGCTTTGTCCAACCAAAACCACGCACACTGGGAAGAGAATCTACTTTATATGGCAAGGTACAAAACGAAAGCCTTCCTCGACTAGAAAAGCTCAAGATTTCAGCTGTGTCTACAGCTAATGGTGTTAAATCCCTCCATGAACAGCCCCTGGCAAAGGATGCTGCAGACCCACCAGGATCCACAGAGGAAACTCAGCCTCTTAAGGGACTGAAGGAGTCTGGGTCACCTCAGCCAGGTGGCAAAGATGATACTCCAGGagcaggagaaaagaagaaggacGTGGAAGCAGTGACAGAGGCTCAGCCTTTTAAAGGAAACACTGAGACCGAAGCTTTAGGAGCAGAAGCTAAGAGTCAACCTCTGAGGACAGCGGGAGAGAGGGACTCTCCTGGAGCAGTGGAAGGTCCTGAGAATCCACAAGCTGCCGGAGAGATGACACCCCTAGGAACAGCTGAGAAAATTCCACCTCTGGAAGCAACTAGAGAGCTACAATCTCAAGAAGCTATGGGGACGGATGAACAGTCCCAACTCCCAGAAACAGTTCCCAAGGAGACGGAATCTCCAGAAATATTGGAAGGAAGTCAGCTTGTGGAAACAGCTGAAAAGCAGCAACTTCAAGAAACACTGGGAGAAGATGACCAGTCCCAACTTCTAGAGATGATTCCCAGAGAGAATGGAACACCAGAAGTATCAGACAGAAGCCAGCTTATGGAAACAGCTGTCAAGGATGATTCGCTCCATAAAACTCCTGAAGGTCCAGGAAACATGGAGCAGATCCAACCTGAAAGAATAGTTGGAAACATGGAACACCCAGCAGAAATTCTAGAGACAGGGGCAAATGTGGAAACGGTCAGGAATATTCATGCTAACGAAGAGGACCAACACGTTGAAGGTAAAAGTCATGCTGTCACAGATTCAGGTTGTTTAGGTGTGCTCCATAAAAGATCATCTCTGGGGGACAGGGGTGGCTGACACAGCCCCTCTAGTCTCTGTTTCAGTGGTTGAAGTTCATTTGACCCAAACCAAAAAGGATTCCATACTTGAAAAGCAGGCATTTGACTTTCTGGCACAAATTTTCTAAAGCATAGTCTGTGTCCAGATTTGTAACCTAGAGCTTCATTGttgaataaaatggaatattgaaGGAATgttaaatttctgaatttttccGAGTTCACTCTTCATCAGGCCCCATGTATGGCATGAGGATACAAATTAAAGATGGTCAGTGGAGGAACTGACTTTTTAATGAAAGAACACACAAATAATGCCTCTTAGAGTGTCACTTTCATCTTTGCACTCTCATCCTTAGAAAATTACTGTCAGCCTGCTCCTGTCCTCCTAtagtctttttatctttattagaaGACTAGAGAAATGTACTATGTCTTAGCAaatggtgttttttttaatgtactttacCAGTATAAAGCAAATGGTATCTATACTGTTCTTTACTGgagttataataaaaaaaattcttctaggGCAGGATTTACATTTTGGTAAATTTTGGCTTCACCCTACAGTATAATTAAATGAAACATTCATCTGTTTTTTAATTCTCTCATTAGTTAATGCAGCAGTTTTTGAGTGTCTAATCATCTGCTAGCTGCAGGAATAATGGGTTAGTCCCTGTTCTCAAGGGGCTCACAGTCTAGCAGGGAGAAGGCAGAATTAAACAAAATACTACAGTCTACTGAGGTAAGTGCTTTAGTGAAGGTATATAAAAGTGCTCTGGGAATAACAAGGGAGAAGCTAGTAAAGGTATATATTTGTTAGATCAGGGTTGGCAAACTCAAGTCTTTAGGGCCTAGGATAATGACAGCGGGTGAAGTGAGGGGCACATGTAATGCTGTGGGAAGTCCCGGGCACCTTGGTTAACAGGAGCACCATCCTATCAAAAGAGGCAGCTGCTTCTGGGCTCCACTCAAAGCACGGGGACCAGTGTTGCCCAAAGTGACTTCTTAGGGAAAAATTTGTATGTGCAATGGCCAggcttttaaatgtttaaactcTTTAAAAGTTCAATGATTGTTTCTTTAAACACCAGAATGACCAAACAAGACGCTTTCTGGGCACCCATAGAACACATTttgaattaaatgtaaatggaactTTCTATTTGTAATATGTTCTACTGTCTTTCTTGGGTAATTCTGCATCCtgattttatataagaaaatgcaAAGACTCGGAAATGGTAAGTGGCATGGGCCACTCCGAGGATGTGAGAGACCCAGGGCAATTGCCTTTCTTGACACCACCAGAGAAACTTACTGTCTAGACCTAAAGAGCAAGAGCTGCCCGCCTTGGAAACCAGCTGCGGGTCACTTTGTTGCTAATGCTAAACAAGTATCTCTTAATATCACCTTTGATTACTTTTCCAGGTGAAACAGGAGAAAAGGTTGAAACAGACGTGGAGAATGAGAAAGTAAGTGAAGGGgctgaaac
The sequence above is drawn from the Tursiops truncatus isolate mTurTru1 chromosome 17, mTurTru1.mat.Y, whole genome shotgun sequence genome and encodes:
- the ERICH5 gene encoding glutamate-rich protein 5 isoform X2; the protein is MGCSSSALNKAGDGIRPRSEESESCFVQPKPRTLGRESTLYGKVQNESLPRLEKLKISAVSTANGVKSLHEQPLAKDAADPPGSTEETQPLKGLKESGSPQPGGKDDTPGAGEKKKDVEAVTEAQPFKGNTETEALGAEAKSQPLRTAGERDSPGAVEGPENPQAAGEMTPLGTAEKIPPLEATRELQSQEAMGTDEQSQLPETVPKETESPEILEGSQLVETAEKQQLQETLGEDDQSQLLEMIPRENGTPEVSDRSQLMETAVKDDSLHKTPEGPGNMEQIQPERIVGNMEHPAEILETGANVETVRNIHANEEDQHVEGETGEKVETDVENEKFLLLSAKVKEFRVSVNPYGVKLETFSFTSEIPLSKCAGQ
- the ERICH5 gene encoding glutamate-rich protein 5 isoform X4; the protein is MGCSSSALNKAGDGIRPRSEESESCFVQPKPRTLGRESTLYGKVQNESLPRLEKLKISAVSTANGVKSLHEQPLAKDAADPPGSTEETQPLKGLKESGSPQPGGKDDTPGAGEKKKDVEAVTEAQPFKGNTETEALGAEAKSQPLRTAGERDSPGAVEGPENPQAAGEMTPLGTAEKIPPLEATRELQSQEAMGTDEQSQLPETVPKETESPEILEGSQLVETAEKQQLQETLGEDDQSQLLEMIPRENGTPEVSDRSQLMETAVKDDSLHKTPEGPGNMEQIQPERIVGNMEHPAEILETGANVETVRNIHANEEDQHVEGETGEKVETDVENEKGTWVRALV
- the ERICH5 gene encoding glutamate-rich protein 5 isoform X3 — translated: MGCSSSALNKAGDGIRPRSEESESCFVQPKPRTLGRESTLYGKVQNESLPRLEKLKISAVSTANGVKSLHEQPLAKDAADPPGSTEETQPLKGLKESGSPQPGGKDDTPGAGEKKKDVEAVTEAQPFKGNTETEALGAEAKSQPLRTAGERDSPGAVEGPENPQAAGEMTPLGTAEKIPPLEATRELQSQEAMGTDEQSQLPETVPKETESPEILEGSQLVETAEKQQLQETLGEDDQSQLLEMIPRENGTPEVSDRSQLMETAVKDDSLHKTPEGPGNMEQIQPERIVGNMEHPAEILETGANVETVRNIHANEEDQHVEGETGEKVETDVENEKVSEGAETKEEETGEAMGLSAAPYIVLVTFSKS
- the ERICH5 gene encoding glutamate-rich protein 5 isoform X1, yielding MGCSSSALNKAGDGIRPRSEESESCFVQPKPRTLGRESTLYGKVQNESLPRLEKLKISAVSTANGVKSLHEQPLAKDAADPPGSTEETQPLKGLKESGSPQPGGKDDTPGAGEKKKDVEAVTEAQPFKGNTETEALGAEAKSQPLRTAGERDSPGAVEGPENPQAAGEMTPLGTAEKIPPLEATRELQSQEAMGTDEQSQLPETVPKETESPEILEGSQLVETAEKQQLQETLGEDDQSQLLEMIPRENGTPEVSDRSQLMETAVKDDSLHKTPEGPGNMEQIQPERIVGNMEHPAEILETGANVETVRNIHANEEDQHVEGETGEKVETDVENEKVSEGAETKEEETGEAMGLSAAPYIGDMGSSPGLGRSHMPQSS